DNA sequence from the Rhizoctonia solani chromosome 14, complete sequence genome:
CGTGTGTGAGTCAATGTCTGCTGGTGTGCGATAGCGGTGTGCAGAGCCGCCCGGACCGGATTGAAGCCCGACGGATTTAGCCCTAGGAGAACCCGAATTAGTCGGGTTTGATGATGCCGTCAGCGGAGGGTCCTCGTGCTCGAGTGTCAAGTACAGAATTACATATTCAGTCTGTGTGTGCTCCACCACATCTGTTGTCTCTTGCTCTTGAATTTCTCTCTTGTTCCTCTCGTGCCGAGATTGATTGAATTGGACCGCCTCCACTTGTACTTGGACGCCACTGGTTGTAATCGGAGGATTGCTGTGTGGAGCGGGTTATATCGGCACGCGCGCGGTTGACGAGAGAGGTATTAGAGGGAGTGCTAGCGTCGGTTCACCTGGTTGGCTGCTATCGGAAGGAACTCGGCTAAGGTGTACGAGAGGTGCGGTCTGATCTGTCTCTCACTTGGCTCTTCCCACCATCATCATGGACTTTATCGAATACCATGTCGAGAATGCCAGACAGTTTTGGGCCGAACTTGAAGATATCCTTCATATCCCCTCGACTGCCTCGCTCAATCGCATCGACTCTGCGTTGCGCACATTTATCACCTTTTGTTCCAGCTACCATGGTTTGTGAATTCATTTATTCGTTGAATTTTCGGCTGATGAGTGGTGTAAATAGAAAAATACCTCTCAACAAACGAACAGCTGGACCATGCAATCTCGCTCCTCCTCGACTCGGACATATTCGCCTTTCACTCGGATCGGTCCACTGAACATCTAACCTCGGCCGCACAAAAGGAGACAAATCCTCATGCACTCCTCGTTCTTTATTCCATATTCCTCCACTATGGGCGAAGAAATCCCGCATTTTTCGGAGCCAGTGCTTCCATCCCTTCGCAGGCCGGTTCGACAACCCGAGTAGGCGTCGGCCTCGATGCGTTGACGCCCATGGTTCCTCAGGGCAAGCGCTCGGCGGGACATAAACGGTGGCAGGGCCTTGTTCCCTTGCTCATGGATCATGTGAGGTGGACCGTTGATGATGATGGCTATGGTTCTGCGCTTGGTGTTCCCATCGAAGCGAGATTACGGCTCGTCTGTGTTCGCTTGTTGTACGAGGTTTGTCGTGTCCAGAAGCTAGATATCAATGATCTCAGTGAGTTTCTCTCCGCTCTGTTGGCCAAGCCTAATATCTTGGCCAGAGGTATTCGACGATAGCTTTATCGAACATTTGTTCGAAACCATCGAGGACACATCCGTATCCAGCGACGAAACCCTCAACTATTACCTCATCAAACTCATTGTGCGCTATTCATTGCTACTCATCTCACTCCCCTGCTCATCACACTTCTTCAGGTCGCACTGAACGAACAATTCATGGTCGCTTCCTTGGTCCCTCACAAATCCTCCAAAGCCTCATCCGAGTCTGGCAAATCCCCACAATCCGCGACGTTTGCACAAGCGCATCAGAAGGTGCCTTCGGTGGACCGTCAGCCCAATCGGGTCTTGGAGATTTTAATGCGACGATTGTATTCCAGTCAGACATTCGGCGCAAACATCATCTTCATGTTGAATCGTGCCGGTGCGTTTTCCTATCTGTGGTTGCACTTATGTTACCCTAACGTAATCCGATGGGGGCGACAGAGAATACACCCGAAGATCTCTGCATGCAGCTCTTGCTCCTCAAAATGCTGTATCTTCTCTTTACAACTCCCGGAACACATGAATACTTTTACACCAACGACTTGCGAGTCTTGGTCGACGTCTTTATCCGAGAGTTGGGGAACTTGCCGGAAGAAAGCGAGTCTGTGAGTCTGCTCGGCACTTGATCCCATTCCCCCCTCTCCTCCCCAACTTCCTCTGCGCCCAATATTGAACCCATACGATAGCTCCGGCACACATATCTCCGCGTCCTACACCCACTCGTAACCAACACCCAACTGAAAACCACCCCATACAAACGCGCCGAACTTCGACAAACTCTCCTCTCTCTCATCTCTCATGCACACATCCGAGACGTCAATGCCACAACACGGCGACTCGTCGAGCGATGCCTTGGGGCCGAATGGTGTCGCGCCCTTGGGCCCATCGACCTTCCTCCTCCCCCCACACGAAAAGCAGCTCTGGATGTCCCGGGTCGAAAGGGATCCCTGGACGCCTATGCGAACAGCGGCAAGAGTCTATCCGCCAAAACATCCACCATCGACCTGCTAGGCGCACAACTGGAACCCGTATACAGAAGCGCAAGTGCCGAGCCCGTACTGCGCAGCCTAGACAGACTAAAGATTGGCGAAAAACAACAGCACGCAAACGGGAGCACGACTAGCCTAACAGATGTAGCCGTGGCAGATGCGCCTCCTCCTTTACCGGGGGTGCGATCGGGCGTGACCGAGGGGAAGAATGGGAGAATCGCGCCTGCGCCTCCGGCTCGACGGGTCCCCCCGCTCAAACAGTTCACCGACCCTCCGTCCTCGCCGACTCCGCCTTTATCACCTTCCAAATCGAGCACGTACAGCTCGGCGAGCGAGCCTGCTTCGTATCGTCATCATGGCGCCGAGCAGATGCATGTCATTGGGCACAGTCGGGACGGGGGCGCTGTGGGATCGGGAATAGGCACGAACGGATCTTCAGGGTCGGGGATCACCGGGTCTTTGGGAGTCGCAGTGTCCGTGGTAGGAGCGGGAACGGGGGCGGGGACAGGAGAAAGGAGAAAGCCTCCTGCTCCACCCACACGGCGAAAGCCCCCTGCTGTGCCCGTTCGTGTGCAAAAAGTCGAGGTTGGACCTGGGGGATCGACGATCACTACCATTGCGAGTTCGGGCAAGGCCTAAGGAGGGGCGGAGGGCCCGAGTTTTGAGAGTTCGTTCGAACAAGGTTAGTTGAAGATTCGTCGAGGTCGGTTTGGATTGGAATTTGTGGAGGGTTGTAGTTTGTACAGTGAGAGAGAGGGGGAGGTTTGAGGATCCATACGGTTCGAGTACACACATTACAGGGATTTATTTTTGTTCCATTCATGTATACTGGTTTCTTGCCCATTTCAATGGACCCATTGTTCATTTTGCATCAATTTTTCTTCTCCATTCATTGGTCGTCTGCTGTGCTTAGTGAAAGGGAAGTTCGTTCCGTATGCGGAAATGCGAGTGTCCGGGTTTGATGAACGGGATTAGTCAGCTGAGCTATAGAGACCAACACGGATACTCGGGTTGCGCTTGGTCTCAATTAAGGTATATAGTCCGGCCGGTTTGCGTGGATGCTGGGCTGTCCCCCGCTCTCGTCCTCGTAGCCTGTCTAGTTGATACACGTCTGCAGGTATACGACAACATATGCAGTCATAAAGTGACAACAAGCTTACAAGTGCTTCGCCGCATTCATTCGCCACACCAATTAGATACCGAGTTCCACGCAGCGCAATCACCGAAGAGCCGCTTGCACAATTCAAAAGGTATACTCGTCCATCTCGCTGACTAGAAAAAGGACaaaaagaagtagcttctctCGGTCTCGATCCGAGGACCTCGGGGTATCAAGGCCATTTACTAATGGTATGAGCCCCGCGCGCTTCCACTGCGCTAAGAAGCTTGGTGGTTTAGTTGTTCCTATGTTATTCCACATCAGCTTGACTTGCTTGACTCGCCCGTTCTCAATATTTGCAACCTCTGCTTGTATAACTGTAATGtgcacgcatatacataGTTATGACATTCTGCTCTGAAAAGAACTTCTGGAAGTACGTATCATCAATACTCCAAGATTTTGAATCTTCCCAGCGTTCAGATATTTATCACTATAAACTGGTCATAGCGAGGGCTCCTGAATTTTGGCTATTTGATCCCTGAAAAATGACATTCTAGGTTGGTTAAATACAAAACAACAGCTGCCACTCCTGCTCTTCTCAAAAATTCTCATCCCAATCCTGTATTCTGGAATTACTTCCAGAAGAATCAATAAAATGTATCTCGGGTGCGATACCAACCAAGTCTTCGCCGGAAATTTCATAGTTTCCGATGTTACAATCTTGAACGATCAGAGTCTTGATCGGATCTACCTGTGCGATGTTCCTCAACTGATAAATTGATATGCTGCAGTGCACTAAACGGAGCTTTTCCAAGAGAGAAAGTCGAGAAAAGGACGAAGTGTTAGGAGGAATCGTAGAGGAACGCGAATCTAGTGTGGAGCCAATCAATGTTAGCACTCGAAGTTGTGGTAACAATGCCAGGAGACGGAGGATCCAGACAGCTCCGGTCGGTCCCTTCATGGAAAGATGAATTATGTTCGAGTGAAGGAAGAAATGTCTGGTTCGAGAACTGTTAAGAGGAGACGAATTAGTGAATCGGTATCGAAGTAAAACTCGAAGGGGCCTCTTGGTAGGCGAAATGAGCGAGAACAAAGCGCCATAGTTACGGTGTCCGGACCATCGAAGGTCCAAAACCTCTAAATCTGTGAGTGGAATCGGAGGGATGCTTCTAATAATGTTGTTATCTGAAATACCGGTGCCAAAATGCAAAGCACTTAATTGAGGGCAAGATGCTAGAAGTTGTGAGATGTCGCTTTGTCTAAGATAATAAGCGCAATCGTCTTTGGGGGCACAGAGGGAAAGTTCAATCAAACTGTTCCATGTTTTTCTCAAGTGGGGGAAATAATATCCACTGAGAGAGAGTATTTTAACAAATTCCATAACATCCTCTATGAGTTCTTGACTGCGAGAGAGCTGACCGATAGATCTATCAGAAACCCCACAAAAATGCGCCAATGAAAGTTGCTGCAAGACTCCAGGTTGACAGCTCGATAAACAAGCCTGAACCACCGCTTGTGAGCTATTGTCCAGACGATCACCAGGGCATATGACTTCTAAAGTATGGATCCGACCAAATAGGTGCGCACAGAATTCGTCTAGTTTACTATCAGATTCAGGTGTAGAGTTTCCGAAAGATGCGACATGAAGATGTATGGGCAAATTCCGGCTCCTTGATATAAACACTAGACCTCTGGCAAAGAAACGTTCGCTACTCGTATGACAGTGCAGGATGTCGATGTGATTCCACAAGCAAGGCAGCTCAATGATGATGGAACGCCAGCGAGAGCAAACATGAGATAGACTCTCTAGGTAATATCCACGAGAAATAATTTTTTGGTTGCTTCCCATCCCTTGAAGATCGCAAGGGGTCGTGTTACAGACCATACGAAAGATATGAGCCCAGACCTCGTCAGGTAGTAAAGGAGAGTAACTCGTAAGCATCGTCATGGTTTTTTCAACAACCGATCTAGATTCTTTGAGCATTTTTTCCAATTCATCAATCGATGATAGTTCCTCAAACATGCGTCCTATGAGTTCCGGAGAGCCTGAAAGATCAGAAGTGTCCAGACCATCCAAGCATGCTGTGCGATAATCGCTCAGTGCGCAAGAAGCCCGTAGCCTTGTCGAGTAGAGTTTTTCCATGGTCTTTATCCGATTCATTTGGGCTTGTATATTGCAGCTGTCGGTCAAGTTGGTTATGGAACTGTCGAAGTCAGATACAGGACAGGGGTGAAATTGCAAATACCATAATCTGCAAGCATTGGTGGCTGTGCTGATTTTTCACTCGCGCTGAACCACCACACATCACAACAAATCCCCTTGGAACGACACTAGCGCTTGGGCTCTTTTTACGGATTCGATCGCTCTAGGTAATCCTACGATTCATACTTGAAAAGCGCCAAGTACGGTGATCAAATCTCACTTGTTTGGTCACTCTATCCCTGCTCATATTGGATACACCTCTGTGGCCTTTCTCGTCGCCACCGGCTCCAGTGATCACTCATGAAGATCTCAGTATTGCAACATGACCTCAAGTCTCATCTACCTCAGCGCAAGGGAGACGCTACACCTATTACACGAAATCTAGATCCTTTAGCCCACCCATTTTCACGAGCACGCGAGCGAACCAGAGCACTAAATGCAGCAAAGATCGAGCGGATGTTCTCGAAGCCCTTTGTTGCTAGCCTCGAGGGACATATTGATGGTGTATATACACTAGCAACCAAAGCTGGAGACTTGGAGACAATCACCAGCGGGAGTGGGGATGGAGGTGAGTACGGTTGGGAACAGCAGCTCGAAATTTTGCTTATCATCATGACTCTGATAGAGATCATTGTGCATGACTTGGTGACTCATCGGCACCTGCTCAAGGTCCCTGGAGCGCACAAGGGAACAGTATCAG
Encoded proteins:
- a CDS encoding F-box-like protein is translated as MEKLYSTRLRASCALSDYRTACLDGLDTSDLSGSPELIGRMFEELSSIDELEKMLKESRSVVEKTMTMLTSYSPLLPDEVWAHIFRMVCNTTPCDLQGMGSNQKIISRGYYLESLSHVCSRWRSIIIELPCLWNHIDILHCHTSSERFFARGLVFISRSRNLPIHLHVASFGNSTPESDSKLDEFCAHLFGRIHTLEVICPGDRLDNSSQAVVQACLSSCQPGVLQQLSLAHFCGVSDRSIGQLSRSQELIEDVMEFVKILSLSGYYFPHLRKTWNSLIELSLCAPKDDCAYYLRQSDISQLLASCPQLSALHFGTGISDNNIIRSIPPIPLTDLEVLDLRWSGHRNYGALFSLISPTKRPLRVLLRYRFTNSSPLNSSRTRHFFLHSNIIHLSMKGPTGAVWILRLLALLPQLRVLTLIGSTLDSRSSTIPPNTSSFSRLSLLEKLRLVHCSISIYQLRNIAQVDPIKTLIVQDCNIGNYEISGEDLVGIAPEIHFIDSSGSNSRIQDWDENF